The following proteins are encoded in a genomic region of Haloarcula marina:
- a CDS encoding type II/IV secretion system ATPase subunit, which produces MAIDDQGGSGGEEVGSGGPTGTSAAVGEYTWDDLRREFHDGGRFDRSEYLGFEPRRLDEKLEDAASAALTLNRPFEEYLDPATTPVTKGTYTWEHFKQEYYYNDDGSRPRDGEGELVPFDAEDHLGFDPDHTENKLSHAENIASELDAFVDEHTVDVNPELDEDEFFSTREGHTTVVNRYDLERAVPQTKKTHFKELERYWVNKPYACVVIFHSRKENEKKYYIVEPHLNPIEGDLKEFLSGKLKTAIKYSEDDVIVQGTDADRAQVIQREAEQLLSRYDLYDGTVGGGGGGGGGIIDQLKDALDIGDQSEPEAAGQLTGIAARPEPAIIEDDPSTLNEYQVDKLLYMLKRDFIGYARIDAIKHDINVEDVSCDGYNSRVFVYHTDYEQIISNAEHGKTELDDFVVKLAQRSGKGISKRQPQVDATLPDGSRAQLTLGREVSDHGTNYTIRQFKDVPFTPIDLINWNTFSLDEMAFLWLCIENHKSLIFAGGTASGKTTSLNAVSLFIPSNSKIVSIEDTREVELPQRNWVASVTRPSFGEDDTGDVDEFDLLEAALRQRPDYIVMGEIRGEEGRTLFQVMSTGHTTYTTFHADSVGEVIKRFTTEPINVSKTLFTALDLVSIQTQTRVDGNKVRRNKSLTEINEYSAENDEINVRDVYEWRAETDEYIQMGNSNTLEEVKFDRGWTQEKLDEELFKRKVVLAYLIEQGLNTYTQVAATIQAFINDPETILTLIANDQLERSLEDLREMESVKINIDPEKEEMVPRPDAPPEMVEETKAVLDNAGRLFERFTSGDTSDIVSALMDGDMVAESGDDDDDVGFGQFVPKAGKEADSG; this is translated from the coding sequence ATGGCAATTGATGACCAAGGGGGGTCTGGCGGTGAGGAGGTCGGTAGTGGGGGACCGACCGGCACGTCCGCCGCCGTCGGCGAGTACACGTGGGACGACCTGCGCCGAGAGTTCCACGACGGCGGCCGCTTCGACCGGAGCGAGTACCTCGGCTTCGAGCCGCGGCGACTCGACGAGAAACTGGAAGACGCGGCCAGCGCCGCGCTGACGCTGAACCGGCCGTTCGAGGAGTACCTCGACCCGGCGACGACCCCGGTCACGAAGGGCACCTACACGTGGGAGCACTTCAAGCAAGAGTACTACTACAACGACGACGGGAGTAGGCCCCGCGACGGCGAGGGCGAACTCGTCCCGTTCGACGCCGAGGACCACCTCGGGTTCGACCCCGACCACACAGAGAACAAACTCTCTCACGCGGAAAATATCGCCAGCGAACTGGACGCGTTCGTCGACGAACACACGGTCGACGTCAACCCAGAACTGGACGAAGACGAGTTCTTCTCGACGCGCGAGGGCCACACCACCGTCGTCAACCGCTACGACCTGGAGCGGGCCGTCCCGCAGACGAAGAAAACCCACTTCAAGGAACTCGAACGCTACTGGGTCAACAAGCCCTACGCCTGCGTCGTCATCTTCCACTCCCGAAAGGAGAACGAGAAGAAGTACTACATCGTCGAACCGCACCTCAACCCCATCGAGGGCGACCTGAAGGAGTTCCTCTCCGGAAAGCTCAAAACCGCTATCAAGTACTCCGAGGACGACGTCATCGTTCAAGGCACCGACGCCGACCGCGCGCAGGTCATCCAACGCGAGGCCGAGCAACTGCTCTCGCGGTACGACCTCTACGATGGGACCGTCGGCGGCGGTGGCGGCGGTGGCGGCGGCATCATCGACCAACTGAAGGACGCGCTGGACATCGGAGACCAGAGCGAACCGGAGGCGGCGGGACAACTCACCGGCATCGCCGCCCGCCCGGAACCCGCCATCATCGAGGACGACCCCTCGACGCTCAACGAGTATCAGGTCGATAAACTGCTGTACATGCTGAAGCGGGACTTCATCGGCTACGCCCGCATCGACGCCATCAAGCACGACATCAACGTCGAGGACGTGTCCTGTGACGGCTACAACTCCCGCGTGTTCGTCTATCACACCGACTACGAGCAGATTATCTCCAACGCCGAACACGGGAAGACGGAACTCGACGACTTCGTCGTCAAACTCGCTCAGCGCTCCGGGAAGGGTATCTCGAAGCGCCAACCGCAGGTCGACGCCACGCTCCCGGACGGGTCACGCGCCCAGTTGACGCTCGGCCGGGAAGTCTCGGACCACGGGACCAACTACACCATCCGCCAGTTCAAGGACGTGCCGTTTACGCCCATCGACCTCATCAACTGGAACACGTTCTCGCTCGACGAGATGGCGTTCCTCTGGCTCTGTATCGAGAACCACAAGTCGCTCATCTTCGCGGGCGGCACGGCGTCCGGGAAGACCACCAGCCTGAACGCCGTCTCGCTGTTCATCCCCTCGAACTCGAAAATCGTCTCCATCGAGGACACCCGCGAGGTGGAACTCCCACAGCGGAACTGGGTCGCGAGCGTCACCCGCCCGTCCTTCGGCGAGGACGACACCGGCGACGTCGACGAGTTCGACTTACTGGAGGCCGCGCTCCGACAACGCCCCGACTACATCGTCATGGGTGAGATTCGCGGCGAGGAAGGGCGCACCCTGTTTCAGGTCATGTCGACTGGCCACACCACGTACACCACCTTCCACGCCGACTCCGTCGGCGAGGTCATCAAGCGCTTTACCACCGAACCCATCAACGTCTCGAAGACGCTCTTTACGGCGCTTGACTTGGTGTCGATTCAGACTCAGACCCGGGTCGACGGCAACAAAGTCCGGCGGAACAAGTCGCTCACCGAAATCAACGAGTACTCCGCCGAGAACGACGAAATCAACGTCCGTGACGTGTACGAGTGGCGCGCCGAGACGGACGAGTACATCCAGATGGGCAACTCCAACACCCTCGAAGAGGTCAAGTTCGACCGCGGGTGGACCCAGGAGAAACTCGACGAGGAACTGTTCAAGCGGAAAGTCGTCCTCGCGTACCTCATCGAACAGGGCCTGAACACGTACACGCAGGTGGCCGCGACGATTCAGGCGTTCATCAACGACCCCGAGACGATTCTGACGCTCATCGCCAACGACCAACTCGAGCGCTCGCTCGAAGACCTGCGGGAGATGGAGTCCGTCAAGATAAACATCGACCCCGAGAAGGAGGAGATGGTTCCGCGACCCGACGCGCCGCCGGAGATGGTCGAGGAGACGAAGGCGGTGCTGGACAACGCTGGCCGCCTCTTCGAGCGGTTCACCAGCGGCGACACCTCCGACATCGTCTCCGCGCTGATGGACGGCGATATGGTCGCCGAGTCGGGCGACGACGACGACGACGTCGGCTTCGGTCAGTTCGTCCCCAAGGCCGGGAAGGAGGCAGATAGCGGATGA
- a CDS encoding type II secretion system F family protein: MSLDTTGQQQLGSGGTLGDAFYPAYQMLFDEEGDFVDSVERKLAEARMADNVEMFLARALAVGVIAGLALWLVGTLLGYLIVSLLFSGTEGPTFIGVVIQNEAVLSVIDALKIPFLILVTGIVFGAIGFGIGFGSLVSIPYFRSSAREREINILLSDAISFMYALSVGGLNQLEILQSMAQAEDTYGEVAREFQSIVLETEYFDTDYRTAVRNQALETPSDELSQFLTDMLSIINSGGDMTSFLEDQKEKHMRTARQEQEKMLETLELFGEMYMTLSLFPLLLIIILVIMSMMGNAQQTLIYGTVYGLIPLTGMAFLVLVSTVTQDSIGDGYLRPNADEDEVVVDEGIGVFNLGLVEQYTGTYSVFDRVKNREGTYELVQILKQPHLFFRDHPLLVLGLTVPLSILALVVAIVLGWAPLSLDGMISNPVSGTFFWVYVPMYINFVPLTVFYEWNVRSRKAIIGNLSENLRKLASANDTGMTLLESIKVVSETSAGKLSDEFETMHAKVNYGTSLKNAFREFNNKYHVPRLARTVKLIAEAQEASSQIQDVLSTAAQASENQDDIERERKSRTRMQTVIIIMTYLTLLGVMALLKTQFLDVMSGLASQASGAGGSGATGGSFGGNVDVELLSMLFFHAVTLQALLSSFIAGYIREVKLIAGVKFAVILSTIALVVWMAVG; this comes from the coding sequence ATGAGCCTCGATACGACCGGCCAGCAACAACTCGGGAGCGGCGGCACTCTCGGTGACGCCTTCTACCCGGCCTACCAGATGCTGTTCGACGAGGAGGGCGACTTCGTCGACAGCGTCGAGCGGAAACTCGCCGAGGCGCGGATGGCCGACAACGTCGAGATGTTCCTCGCCCGCGCGCTCGCCGTCGGCGTCATCGCCGGACTCGCGCTGTGGCTTGTCGGGACCCTCCTGGGGTATCTCATCGTCAGTCTCCTCTTTTCGGGGACGGAAGGGCCGACGTTTATCGGCGTCGTCATCCAGAACGAGGCGGTGCTGTCGGTCATCGACGCGCTGAAGATACCGTTCCTGATTCTCGTGACCGGCATCGTCTTCGGCGCTATCGGCTTCGGCATCGGGTTCGGGTCCCTCGTCTCGATTCCGTACTTCCGGTCGAGCGCCCGCGAACGCGAGATAAACATCCTGCTCTCGGACGCCATCTCCTTCATGTACGCCCTCTCCGTCGGCGGCCTGAACCAACTGGAGATTCTCCAGTCGATGGCCCAGGCCGAGGACACCTACGGCGAGGTGGCCCGGGAGTTCCAGTCCATCGTCTTAGAGACGGAGTACTTCGACACCGACTACCGGACGGCGGTGCGGAATCAGGCCCTCGAAACCCCCTCCGACGAACTCTCGCAGTTCCTGACGGACATGCTCTCCATCATCAACTCCGGCGGGGACATGACCTCCTTCCTCGAAGACCAGAAGGAGAAGCACATGCGGACCGCCCGGCAGGAACAGGAGAAGATGCTAGAGACGCTAGAACTGTTCGGCGAGATGTACATGACCCTCTCGCTGTTCCCCCTCCTCCTCATCATCATCCTCGTCATCATGTCGATGATGGGCAACGCCCAGCAGACCCTCATCTACGGGACGGTCTACGGCCTCATCCCGCTCACCGGGATGGCGTTCCTGGTGTTGGTGTCGACGGTCACCCAGGACTCTATCGGCGACGGCTACCTCCGGCCGAACGCCGACGAAGACGAAGTGGTCGTCGACGAGGGCATCGGCGTGTTCAACCTCGGACTGGTCGAGCAGTACACCGGAACCTACAGCGTCTTCGACCGCGTGAAAAACCGCGAGGGGACCTACGAACTCGTCCAGATTCTGAAACAGCCCCACCTGTTCTTCCGCGACCATCCGCTTCTGGTCCTCGGTCTCACCGTCCCGCTATCGATTCTGGCGCTCGTCGTCGCCATCGTCCTCGGTTGGGCCCCGCTCTCGCTCGACGGGATGATTTCGAACCCGGTGTCCGGGACGTTCTTCTGGGTGTACGTGCCGATGTACATCAACTTCGTCCCGCTGACCGTCTTCTACGAGTGGAACGTCCGCTCGCGGAAGGCCATCATCGGCAACCTCTCGGAGAACCTGCGCAAACTCGCCTCGGCGAACGACACCGGGATGACCCTCTTGGAGTCCATCAAGGTCGTCTCCGAAACGTCGGCGGGGAAGCTCTCCGACGAGTTCGAGACGATGCACGCGAAGGTGAACTACGGAACCAGCCTGAAAAACGCCTTCCGCGAGTTCAACAACAAGTACCACGTCCCCCGACTCGCCCGGACGGTGAAGCTCATCGCCGAGGCCCAGGAGGCGTCGAGTCAGATTCAGGACGTGCTCTCGACGGCCGCCCAAGCCTCCGAGAATCAGGACGACATCGAGCGCGAGCGCAAGTCCCGAACCCGAATGCAGACGGTCATCATCATCATGACCTACCTCACCCTGCTGGGCGTGATGGCGCTACTGAAGACGCAGTTCCTCGACGTGATGTCCGGCCTCGCCTCGCAGGCGTCGGGCGCGGGTGGGTCCGGTGCGACCGGTGGGAGCTTCGGCGGGAACGTCGACGTGGAACTCCTCTCGATGCTGTTCTTCCACGCCGTCACCCTCCAAGCGCTCCTCTCGTCGTTCATCGCGGGCTACATCCGCGAAGTGAAGTTAATCGCGGGCGTCAAGTTCGCCGTCATCCTCTCGACCATCGCCCTCGTGGTGTGGATGGCCGTCGGGTGA
- a CDS encoding DUF7287 family protein yields the protein MRGQTTLDFAIGMSLFLAVLVFVFLFVPGLLSPFTEGAQEETVTTNRVADQLSKSMLGSPRRPQTLDTHCTVTFFEHTAPAPDRCRFTYESSVEAQLGLDAARQNVNITLRGNVTDGGIEDEILCWDGGDGTLVNATDTGSGPAGCDDGNDVVLTRGDAPPTANDDSVTALRVALLDGQDVTMYVEMW from the coding sequence ATGCGGGGGCAGACGACGCTGGATTTCGCTATCGGGATGAGTCTCTTTCTCGCGGTGTTGGTGTTCGTCTTTCTGTTCGTTCCCGGTCTACTGTCGCCGTTTACCGAGGGGGCACAGGAGGAGACGGTGACGACGAATCGCGTGGCCGACCAGTTGTCGAAGTCGATGCTGGGGTCGCCGCGGCGGCCGCAGACGCTCGATACGCACTGTACGGTGACGTTCTTCGAGCATACCGCACCGGCACCCGACCGATGTCGGTTCACGTACGAGTCGAGTGTCGAGGCCCAATTGGGACTCGACGCCGCGCGGCAGAACGTCAACATCACTCTCCGGGGGAACGTGACGGACGGTGGCATCGAGGACGAGATACTCTGCTGGGACGGCGGCGATGGAACGCTCGTCAATGCGACGGACACCGGCAGCGGGCCAGCAGGCTGTGACGACGGCAACGACGTCGTCCTGACGAGAGGAGATGCACCGCCGACGGCGAACGACGATTCCGTGACGGCGCTTCGGGTAGCGCTGCTCGACGGGCAAGACGTGACGATGTACGTGGAGATGTGGTGA
- a CDS encoding DUF7288 family protein, whose product MRGQAHTLEAVVAGLLLLASLVFALQMTTVTPLSASTSSQHIENQQEATGQGVLAAAAAKDGLKPAVLYWNNSTAQFHDTNENLGYYTNGPPNNTLGRMLERSFDQRGIAYNVYFRFQSADGEMLTRRYIYSGVPSDNAVQASHTVMLTDDDHLYNPDETRNVTNLTSGGITYPVPDIGRNTFNTVSVEVVAWRI is encoded by the coding sequence ATGCGAGGGCAAGCACACACGCTGGAAGCCGTCGTCGCCGGATTGCTGTTGCTCGCCAGTCTGGTGTTCGCGCTCCAGATGACGACGGTGACGCCGCTATCTGCGAGTACCTCCAGCCAGCACATCGAGAATCAGCAAGAGGCCACCGGGCAGGGCGTCCTCGCGGCGGCGGCGGCCAAAGACGGCCTGAAACCGGCCGTGCTGTACTGGAACAACAGTACCGCGCAGTTCCACGACACGAACGAGAACCTCGGGTACTACACGAACGGGCCGCCGAACAACACGCTGGGACGGATGTTGGAGCGGTCGTTCGACCAGCGCGGCATCGCGTACAACGTCTACTTCCGGTTTCAGAGCGCCGACGGTGAGATGCTCACGCGACGGTACATCTACAGCGGCGTCCCGAGCGACAACGCCGTCCAGGCAAGTCACACGGTCATGCTCACCGACGACGACCACCTCTACAACCCCGACGAGACCCGGAACGTGACGAACCTGACTTCGGGCGGCATCACTTACCCCGTGCCGGACATCGGACGGAACACGTTCAACACGGTGTCGGTGGAGGTGGTCGCGTGGCGAATCTGA
- a CDS encoding DUF7261 family protein produces the protein MANLSGDDRGQIILIAAFALAVTFVALALVVNSAIFTENLASRGETAGSDDALAVRAMAEANVGEAIEATNYYNDSSESELEDGLRAGIRNVSTQAERQQVTSGALTTVTYDSHRDGARIVQNDSSQFLDVTDSTGDFTLVSGVERVNGGNGTRAFRMNITDSATTNGSALEVTVQREFATGNEDSWRMNVWNTSGDRTIHVRTIRNDGGTVAVEECTVESTGTSVHVDVTSGTVEGEPCSALRRTATGSNFWFGAGTGASPTTSYSISFENGSSTVGNYSMVVLESGLSFGGLGGLFSDQPRHVAAIYDARVRYTYTTDAMEYATDVRVAPGEPRE, from the coding sequence GTGGCGAATCTGAGCGGCGACGACCGGGGGCAGATAATCCTCATCGCCGCGTTCGCGCTCGCGGTGACGTTCGTCGCGCTGGCGCTGGTCGTCAACTCCGCAATCTTCACCGAGAACCTCGCCAGTCGGGGCGAGACGGCCGGGAGCGACGACGCGCTGGCGGTCAGAGCGATGGCCGAGGCCAACGTCGGCGAGGCAATCGAGGCGACGAACTACTACAACGACTCCAGCGAGTCCGAACTCGAAGACGGCCTGCGGGCGGGTATCAGGAACGTCAGTACACAGGCGGAGCGCCAGCAGGTGACGAGCGGCGCCCTCACCACCGTCACGTACGACAGTCACAGGGACGGGGCGCGCATCGTGCAGAACGACTCGTCGCAGTTTCTGGACGTGACTGACTCCACCGGCGACTTCACGCTCGTCAGCGGTGTCGAGCGCGTCAACGGTGGGAACGGAACCCGTGCGTTCCGGATGAACATCACCGACAGCGCCACAACGAACGGGTCCGCGTTGGAGGTGACCGTCCAGCGAGAGTTCGCCACCGGCAACGAGGATAGCTGGCGCATGAACGTTTGGAACACGTCGGGCGACCGGACCATCCACGTCCGCACCATCCGCAACGACGGCGGTACGGTCGCCGTAGAAGAATGTACCGTCGAGAGCACCGGCACGTCCGTGCACGTCGACGTGACAAGCGGAACCGTCGAGGGCGAACCGTGTTCCGCGCTCCGACGGACCGCGACGGGGTCGAACTTCTGGTTCGGTGCGGGGACCGGCGCGAGTCCCACGACGAGTTACAGCATCAGCTTCGAGAACGGTTCCTCGACCGTCGGCAACTACTCGATGGTCGTCCTCGAATCGGGGCTCAGTTTCGGCGGTCTCGGGGGGCTCTTCTCGGATCAGCCACGCCACGTTGCCGCAATCTACGACGCGCGCGTTCGCTACACGTACACGACCGACGCCATGGAGTACGCGACAGACGTTCGGGTCGCCCCGGGTGAGCCTCGTGAGTAG
- a CDS encoding DUF7266 family protein, translating to MSSRAVSTTLSYTLSLTIATILVSGLLIAGTGFVDGQREQVIRDELTVIGEQLAADVTRVDRLVTAADSTGSDLDVHLNQTFPERVTGSEYRVTLDSGNDRLRLRSVDPEVTVDIPLRHTTGLGDSTADGGTIQITYADPGGGYRMVIRDV from the coding sequence GTGAGTAGCCGCGCCGTCTCGACGACGCTGAGTTACACGCTCTCGCTGACCATCGCGACGATACTGGTGAGCGGGCTCCTCATCGCCGGAACCGGGTTCGTCGACGGGCAGCGCGAACAGGTCATCAGGGACGAACTCACCGTCATCGGCGAGCAGTTGGCGGCCGACGTCACGCGGGTCGACAGACTGGTGACCGCCGCCGACAGCACCGGGTCGGACCTGGACGTGCATTTGAATCAGACCTTCCCCGAACGCGTGACCGGGAGCGAGTACCGGGTGACGCTCGACAGCGGGAACGACCGCCTCCGACTCCGCTCTGTGGACCCCGAGGTAACGGTCGATATCCCGCTCCGACACACCACCGGCCTCGGTGACTCGACGGCCGACGGGGGGACGATACAGATAACCTACGCCGACCCCGGTGGCGGGTACAGGATGGTGATACGCGATGTCTGA
- a CDS encoding DUF7289 family protein — protein sequence MSERAVSEVLSFILVFSLIVGSIALVSVSGLGTLEDAKNAEQLENAERAFDVLSDNVADLHKRGAPSRATEMSLGDAQLRTGDNVTVNVSVYRDDGDDAPENTTVTKIRPLVYEGNQDRTLTYEAGAVFRQNPDGGLVVSGPPLVANGDRMLVNVVALNSPNIESLGGTTVLVRANRRSSNATVRDTTGQVKRVNVTFTDTGRSTLWAQYFESEGFVCDDPAGNEVECSFGLNTGTNIDRVYVVVHDIAVAIDR from the coding sequence ATGTCTGAGCGCGCCGTCAGCGAGGTGCTGAGTTTCATACTCGTGTTCAGCCTCATCGTCGGTTCGATTGCCCTCGTTTCGGTGAGCGGCCTCGGGACCCTCGAAGACGCGAAGAACGCGGAACAACTGGAAAACGCCGAACGGGCCTTCGACGTGCTGAGCGACAACGTCGCCGACCTCCACAAGCGGGGCGCGCCGAGTCGCGCGACCGAGATGAGCCTCGGGGACGCGCAGTTGCGCACCGGGGATAACGTCACCGTCAACGTCTCCGTGTATCGGGACGACGGCGACGACGCTCCGGAGAACACGACCGTCACGAAGATTCGACCGCTCGTCTATGAGGGGAATCAGGACCGGACGCTGACGTACGAGGCGGGCGCAGTCTTCCGGCAGAACCCCGACGGCGGCCTCGTGGTCAGCGGCCCGCCGCTGGTGGCGAACGGCGACCGGATGCTCGTCAACGTCGTCGCGCTGAACTCGCCGAACATCGAGAGCCTCGGCGGAACCACGGTTCTGGTCCGGGCCAACCGTCGCTCCTCGAACGCGACGGTTCGTGACACTACCGGGCAGGTCAAGCGAGTCAACGTCACGTTCACTGACACCGGCCGCTCGACGCTGTGGGCGCAGTACTTCGAGTCGGAGGGGTTCGTCTGTGACGACCCCGCCGGGAACGAGGTGGAGTGTTCGTTCGGCCTGAACACCGGGACGAACATCGACCGCGTCTACGTCGTCGTCCACGACATCGCAGTGGCAATCGACCGTTGA
- a CDS encoding polymer-forming cytoskeletal protein — protein sequence MRALSGRGDDQRQQRAQSAPLGLLLVLSLVIVGSTVVVVLGATALTDAESGLDRSRSEKVMTQLDSQASLVALGSASNQQIALSGTERTRYSVEPDAGRMNISIVNTSVSPATTTTLLNVSLGAIVYENGEDRVVYQGGGVWMRSGGGTLMVSPPEFYYRDATLTLPLITVRGDRSLGDRATVSANGTTRLYPNATADRMNPLENGIVNVSVTSEYYQSWGRFFEQRTDGNAYYDHENDTVTTTLVVPTGPREVDSAIAATSAGGEIRLSGSGSDPARTNSYNSSQGDYASTLGSSGTITTAGDIIVTGNSEIDGSLTSGDRVEVKGSGIVTGDVNYTTSKKIKGTVYGNVDQISGVEGANAIDGYVSGTVDNLSSTNDNAAESSAFTAGNRLEDGDHTLSSGDYYFTDLTVDDDDTLTLDTSGGNLTIGVRDYVRIQEGADIEVIGDDTVRLFVLGEDVHPTANAHFSIPNSAGSVDIADDENSTQFWMYGQSDFTARLSGSGSPRPRFEGVIYAPAGQTGSSEIYVGKSEVFGGVVAGSVEMDNGALVHYDLALKQSRAVPANTNIIRLTYLHVSENRINVTSK from the coding sequence ATGCGTGCGCTTTCGGGTCGGGGTGACGACCAGCGGCAGCAACGGGCGCAGTCGGCCCCGCTGGGACTGTTGCTCGTCTTGAGTCTGGTCATCGTCGGGTCGACGGTCGTAGTCGTTCTCGGAGCGACGGCGCTGACCGACGCCGAGTCCGGCCTCGACAGGTCGCGCTCCGAGAAGGTGATGACCCAACTCGACTCGCAGGCGTCGCTCGTGGCTCTCGGGTCTGCGAGCAACCAGCAGATAGCCCTCTCAGGCACGGAACGGACGAGATACAGCGTCGAACCGGACGCGGGCCGGATGAACATCAGTATCGTCAATACGTCGGTGTCGCCAGCGACGACGACGACGTTGCTGAACGTCTCGCTCGGCGCTATCGTCTACGAGAACGGCGAGGACCGCGTCGTGTATCAGGGCGGGGGCGTCTGGATGCGGTCGGGCGGGGGGACGCTGATGGTGTCGCCGCCGGAGTTCTACTACCGCGACGCGACGCTGACGCTCCCGTTGATTACGGTCCGTGGCGACCGCTCGCTCGGCGACAGGGCCACCGTCTCTGCGAACGGGACGACGCGCCTCTATCCCAACGCCACCGCCGACCGGATGAACCCGTTGGAAAACGGTATCGTCAACGTCAGCGTCACGAGCGAGTACTACCAGTCGTGGGGCCGGTTTTTCGAACAGCGAACCGACGGCAACGCGTACTACGACCACGAGAACGACACGGTGACGACGACGCTCGTGGTTCCCACGGGGCCGCGTGAGGTCGACAGCGCCATCGCCGCGACGTCCGCTGGCGGCGAGATACGCCTCTCCGGGAGCGGGAGCGACCCCGCCCGAACGAACAGCTACAACTCCTCGCAAGGTGACTACGCGAGCACGCTCGGTTCGTCGGGGACGATTACGACCGCTGGCGACATCATCGTCACCGGCAACAGCGAAATCGACGGCTCGCTCACCTCGGGCGACCGCGTCGAGGTGAAAGGTAGCGGTATCGTGACGGGCGACGTGAACTACACCACGAGCAAGAAAATCAAGGGGACGGTGTACGGCAACGTCGACCAGATTAGCGGCGTCGAAGGTGCCAACGCAATCGACGGCTACGTGAGCGGGACAGTCGACAACCTCAGCAGCACCAACGACAACGCGGCCGAGAGCAGCGCCTTCACCGCCGGAAACCGCCTCGAAGACGGCGACCACACCCTCAGTAGCGGCGACTACTACTTCACGGACCTCACTGTGGACGACGACGACACGCTCACGCTGGACACGTCAGGGGGCAACTTGACCATCGGCGTCCGCGACTACGTCCGTATTCAAGAAGGGGCCGACATCGAGGTCATCGGCGACGATACCGTCCGACTGTTCGTCCTCGGCGAGGACGTTCACCCGACGGCGAATGCCCACTTCTCCATCCCGAACTCCGCCGGGAGCGTCGACATCGCGGACGACGAGAACTCCACGCAGTTCTGGATGTACGGCCAGTCGGACTTCACCGCACGTCTCAGTGGATCGGGGTCGCCCCGGCCCCGCTTCGAAGGCGTCATCTACGCCCCGGCCGGACAGACCGGGTCCAGCGAGATATACGTCGGCAAGTCCGAGGTGTTCGGCGGCGTCGTCGCCGGCAGCGTCGAGATGGACAACGGCGCGTTGGTCCACTACGACCTCGCGCTGAAACAGTCCCGCGCCGTCCCGGCGAACACCAACATCATCAGACTGACCTACCTCCACGTCTCGGAGAATCGAATCAACGTGACGAGCAAGTGA